One Mycolicibacterium sp. ND9-15 genomic window, ACTTCCTTGTCCAGCACCGGGAAATCGGGATCGCGAATCTCGTCGGGCCATAACAGCGTCTGGATCACCATGACGTCGCGCTTGCTGAAGTCCTGAACCCGAAGCGCCGCGAGGCGGGTCTTGTTGCGCAGCGCGAAGTGGACGATCGCGACCCGGTCGGTCTCCTTGAGCGTCTTGGTCAGCAGCACATACGACTTCGACGACTTGCCCTCGGGCTCTAAGAAATAGCTGCGGTCATACATCATCGGGTCGATGTCGCCGGCCGGAACGAACTCCAGTACCTCGATCTCTCGACTGCGCTCCTCCGGAAGCGTCGAGATGTCCTCGTCGGTGATGATCACCGTCTGTCCGTCGTCGGATTCGTATGCCCTCGCGATGTCGCGGTACTCGACTTCCTCGCCGTCGATCTCGCAGACGCGCTTGTACCGGATGCGTCCGTTGTCCTTCGCATGCACCTGGTGGAACTTGACGTCGTGGTCCTGGGTCGCGCTGTAGACCTTGACCGGGACGTTCACCAGGCCGAACGCGATAGAGCCTTTCCATATGGAACGCATCAACCCAGTATGGCTGATTTCAGCGCGGCATCGCGGGTGGCGCGATCGGGCAGGTCGGCGCCGGCGCGGGAAACGGTCAACGCCGACGACATCGCGGCGGCGCGCACCACGGTCGTCAGCGCCTCGGTGCCGATCCGCGCCAGGTCACGTCGCCGCTCGGCACCCAGCAACCCCAGCGTCCACAGTGCGTCGATCAGTCCCGCCATGAACGCGTCGCCGGCACCCACCGTGTCGACGACGTCGACCTCGAACGCCGGCACGCGCACCAGGCCCTCCGCACACACCGCGAACGACCCGCGCCCGCCCATCGTCACCGCGACGACGGATGGGCCCAGCGTCAGCCATGTCTGCGCGATCTGCTCGGGGGACCGACCGGGATCGAGCCAGCGCATGTCCTCATCGCTCGCCTTGACCACGTCGCACCGCTCGATGAGCCGATCGATGCGACCACGTGCGGCCCGAGCATCTTGAGAGGCATCCTCGATCAGCGCCGGCCGCAGATTCGGGTCGAACGTGACGGTCGCGGAGAGATGGTAGGTGTCGACCAGCGCGGCGGTGGCGCGGCAGCCGGGTTCCAGCACCGCTGCGATCGACCCGGTGTGCACGACGAGAGGCGGCCCCACCTCCGGTGTGCCCGTCAGCTGCCATTCGATGTCGAACTCGTACTGGGCCGAGCCACGCTCGTCGATAGTGGCCAACGCGGTCGAGGTGTGGTCCGCGTTCGCACTTCCCGTAACAAGTTGTGCGCCAGAACTTTCGACATAGTCGGCGATGCGCTGCCCGCGCCCGTCGTCGCCGATGTGGGTGAGGAAGTCGACGGTGCGGCCCAGGCGGGCCAGCCCAACCGCGACGTTGAGCGGGCTGCCGCCGACGTGCTCTGCGGTCGAGCCGGCGCGCTCGACGATGTCGATCAACGCCTCACCGATCACCAGGGCCCTCATCGCATGTCCTCCCGGAGCATCGTCGCGACTGAACAGACTGTGTGACAACACTTTACGGCTCTTCTCTGAAGCGATTTTACAGCTCCGCCCTAAAGCTCTCAGAGATTCTTCAGGGCTAGGCCATGGCATTCTTAACATTCGAACATACGTTCGAGTCATGACTTCCGGAGCGGTGCAAACGGCGGTCGCCGCGCTGCGTTCAGCGTTCGACGAACTGGCCGCACTGCCTATCGACACACTCGCCACGACGGAATTGGTCGGCGTGCTCGACGAACTCGAAACCCTCACCTGCCAGATGCCCAGCCAGAGCCACCGCATGCTGGCGCGCTTGCAGACCGAGACCAGCGCCACCCAGATGGGCGCCAAGACCTGGCGCGACTTTCTGTCGGTCCGGTGGCGCATCTCGCCCACCGAGGCCAACCGCCGGCTCGACGAGGCGAGCCTGTTGGCGCCCCGGCGCACACTGACCGGAGAACCACTCGAGCCGGTGTTGCCGGCCACAGCGCTCGTTGAGGCGAATGGATTGATCAATCGCGAACACGTCAAGGTCGTGCGCGAGGCAATGGGCCGCATCCCGCCTTCGGTAGATTCCCTCACCCGCGCTCAGATCGAAGTGGACCTGGCTCGCACCGCTGTCGGCGTGGGACCAAAGGAATTGAGGGACAACGCCGATCGCATTTTATTCCTGCTCGATCAGGACGGCCCCGAACCCGACGAAAGGGAGCGTGCAAGGCGTCGCGGTTTCACGAAGGGGCCCCAGGGGTCCGACAAGATGATCCCGTTCAAAGGCAATCTGACTCCCGAAGCATGGGCGATATACGAGGCGATTTTCGCGAAGTGGGCGGCGCCGGGCATGTGCAACCCTGACGACGAAAATCCTTGCGTCTCCGGCTCGCCGTCACAGGCGCAGATCGACCAAGACCACCGTAACCTGGCGCAGCGCCAGCACGACGCATTGGTCGCGGTCGGACGCAGTGTGCTGGAAAGCGGGGAGTTGGGTCAGCACAACGGGTTACCGACCTCGATCGTCATCCGCACCACACTGCAGGACCTAGAGAGCCGGGCCGGCGTTGGAGTCTCCGGTGGCGGCACCGTCATTCCCATCGCCGACGTCATCCGCATGGCCGCCCATGCCAAC contains:
- the ku gene encoding non-homologous end joining protein Ku, whose product is MRSIWKGSIAFGLVNVPVKVYSATQDHDVKFHQVHAKDNGRIRYKRVCEIDGEEVEYRDIARAYESDDGQTVIITDEDISTLPEERSREIEVLEFVPAGDIDPMMYDRSYFLEPEGKSSKSYVLLTKTLKETDRVAIVHFALRNKTRLAALRVQDFSKRDVMVIQTLLWPDEIRDPDFPVLDKEVDIRPAELKMATQVVDSMTDDFNPDRYHDDYQQQLHELIQAKLEGGEAFTTEDQPQELDETEDVSDLLAKLEASVKARREGRGGSRSSDDGDKPAAKAAAKKASAKNSTAKKTPAKKPPAKKAAKKALAKKAASKK
- a CDS encoding carbohydrate kinase family protein, producing MRALVIGEALIDIVERAGSTAEHVGGSPLNVAVGLARLGRTVDFLTHIGDDGRGQRIADYVESSGAQLVTGSANADHTSTALATIDERGSAQYEFDIEWQLTGTPEVGPPLVVHTGSIAAVLEPGCRATAALVDTYHLSATVTFDPNLRPALIEDASQDARAARGRIDRLIERCDVVKASDEDMRWLDPGRSPEQIAQTWLTLGPSVVAVTMGGRGSFAVCAEGLVRVPAFEVDVVDTVGAGDAFMAGLIDALWTLGLLGAERRRDLARIGTEALTTVVRAAAMSSALTVSRAGADLPDRATRDAALKSAILG
- a CDS encoding HNH endonuclease signature motif containing protein — translated: MTSGAVQTAVAALRSAFDELAALPIDTLATTELVGVLDELETLTCQMPSQSHRMLARLQTETSATQMGAKTWRDFLSVRWRISPTEANRRLDEASLLAPRRTLTGEPLEPVLPATALVEANGLINREHVKVVREAMGRIPPSVDSLTRAQIEVDLARTAVGVGPKELRDNADRILFLLDQDGPEPDERERARRRGFTKGPQGSDKMIPFKGNLTPEAWAIYEAIFAKWAAPGMCNPDDENPCVSGSPSQAQIDQDHRNLAQRQHDALVAVGRSVLESGELGQHNGLPTSIVIRTTLQDLESRAGVGVSGGGTVIPIADVIRMAAHANHYLAVFDKATGSALDLFRARRVASPAQRIMLIARDGGCTKPGCTVPAYGCQVHHAERDWADDGQTNVDELGLACGPDNRMVGSDGWGTRVNGDNDVEWIPPPHLDTGQARVNEFHRPERLHRRLDADTEVPEADGGNQADEPHGPEPNAA